In Tumebacillus amylolyticus, the genomic stretch TTGTACTCCGTGCCGGTGTATCTGCTGGTCTTCCTTTCCTTGATTTTCATGTACAACTGGGTGTCGCGACTGTATGAAAAAAGAGACATGCCCCCCGGGTGAGGGACAGGTCTCTTTTTTACGTGCGTTTGAATGACTTTTACTGCATAATTACTACAGAGAGAAAAAACACGTTATATCAAGTAGGGGGCTCCTATGTACAACCATCCTCAGCGGAGTAGTTCTGAACTTTCACAAGTTGAAAAGCGGGAGAGCGGTCGTTCCTCATATGGTGGGAACACTTCAATGTCTGCTGTTTTGGCGATGCAAAAAAAGATCGGCAATCAAGCCACCGCTCGATTGTTGCAGAGAAAACAAGCCCTGCAAACCAAAGGTCCGATCCAGAGGATGGCAGACAAAGACTTTACGAAACAATTCGGGGCTTCCATGGGGATCAAAAGCAACAAGCTCGTCTATGTCGAGGTCATGCTGTTCAACAAATGGTTGAAGGGTGTGATTCGAGACATCACCGATCAAGATGTCGCCGAGTTCATTGCAGACGACTCGTTTACCAATGACGTCTTAGCAGACTATATAAACCAATACAAGGAATTCAAAGAGCTCGTGGGACCGGAGGAAGCAAGCAACAAACTAGCGGACGTTCCGGTACCGCAAGGCATGTTCTTGGTGGCGAGCCAATCAGAATTAGAAGCCGGGTTGTATACAGACGGAGTTTCTCCCTGTGTGGCGGTCGGATTTCAAATCAAAATCAACGATGAAGAGGAGGACGTGCTGGCGTTGGGGCATTTCGACAGTTTCACGGCCCCGAGTCAGTTGGCCGTGATGTACAACGCTGCTTTACAAAAAGCGGGTCGAACGATCCAGCAAGTCGCTCATGTCACGATCAGTTTGTCGGGGGGCGTCAACACACCGAAGGGCAAAGACAAAAAAGAACTGAACGGACCCGAGCTGTTCAAGCAATTGGTGGATGTTGCGGAAGGTTTAAAAGCGGATGCATCCGACAAAATCGAGGTCATCAAACGACGTTCGGTCGACAACAAGGAAGTGGCGGTACGAATCGATTCAGAAAAAGGGATGAAACGGTATGCCAAATCTCTCGTTGACCCTACGCAATCTGAAGAACTTGCCAAGAATCCTCAAGCGTTAAAAGCATCCAAGTTTATGCTTCAAAACGCACAATCCCTGACGAACGACGACGGGCAGGCCGACCAGTTTGGGCTTGATTATAAGAAACAGGTTCAAGATTCGGTAGCGAAGGCGGATGAATCGTTGGACGAATAAAACAAGGCAAACACCGTGAGGTGCTTGCCTTGTTTTTTCGAAGAGGTGTGGGTCTTTTAGAGGCGCATCTCGCGCAGTCGTTGTACGCGTTGTTGAATTGGCGGGTGCGTGGAGAAGAGGGAAGCGAGGCCCGCGCCTTTGAACGGGAAGACGATCATGAGGTGCGAGGTGGTCGGCTTCATGTTGATCGGCGGGATGCGGTGCGCCGCTTGTTCGAGCTTGACCAGCGCGCTGGCGAGACCGTGCGGGTTGCCGCAAATCCGGGCGCCGATGGCGTCCGCTTTGTACTCGCGGGAACGGGAGATCGCCATCTGGATCAAGAGCGCGGCAATCGGACCTACGATCATCATGACGACCGTGCCGACGATGCCCAGCGGGTTGTCTTCGTCATCACGAGCACCGCCGAAGATCATGCCCCATTGCAGAATATCGGAAATCCATGTGATCGCCCCTGCGAAGATCGCAGCGAGCGACGAGATGAGAACGTCGCGGTTTTTGATATGGGCCAGTTCGTGGGCGATGACGCCCTCGAGTTCCTCCGGCGTGAGAATCTGCAAGATGCCTTCCGTGACCGCAACCGCCGAGTTCGCCGGGTTGCGTCCGGTGGCGAAGGCGTTGGGTTGAGGGCTTGGGGTGAGGTAGAGCTTCGGCATCGGCAAGCCGGCGTTGTTCGTCAGTCGGCGAACCATATGGAACAGTTGCGGGGCTTCTCCCTCGGACAGTTCACGGGACCTCGTCATGCGAATCGCGATGGAAGCGGAGAACCAGTAGGAGAAAAAGTTCATCCCGATCGCAATCAGGAAGAACAGCATCGCACCGCCCCGTCCGCCAATCAGAGAACCCATCAGAACCATCAGCACTGTCAGCAACGCCATCAGGAACCAGGTCTTCAAGGTGTTCATGTTCGACAGTCAACTCCTTTTCTACGTGAGCAAGAGACAAGGGTGTTCCTCTTGTTATACGCAGGAGTCGGGGAAAAGTTTCAGCTTTTTTATTTGCTGTCTTGAGAAAGAGACGTGCCGGTCATGCCGATTCGTTCGATTTTCGATTGGACTTCGACGTGGACGGGCATTTTGGCAAACTCTTCGTCCCAGTTTTTTCGCAGGTGGTCTCTCCATTCCTTGGGGGCTTGGCGGTGGACCGTCTCGGCGGCGTGCAAGATGTCTGCGTCGTACTT encodes the following:
- a CDS encoding zinc metalloprotease HtpX → MNTLKTWFLMALLTVLMVLMGSLIGGRGGAMLFFLIAIGMNFFSYWFSASIAIRMTRSRELSEGEAPQLFHMVRRLTNNAGLPMPKLYLTPSPQPNAFATGRNPANSAVAVTEGILQILTPEELEGVIAHELAHIKNRDVLISSLAAIFAGAITWISDILQWGMIFGGARDDEDNPLGIVGTVVMMIVGPIAALLIQMAISRSREYKADAIGARICGNPHGLASALVKLEQAAHRIPPINMKPTTSHLMIVFPFKGAGLASLFSTHPPIQQRVQRLREMRL